One genomic region from Jiangella sp. DSM 45060 encodes:
- a CDS encoding Gfo/Idh/MocA family protein has product MTAVRWAVLGTAQIAAGEFLPSLLADGGGRAEVVASRDERRAAEFAARHGVARHVGGYQQAVEDPGVDAVYVALPNALHAEWTTAALRAGKAVLCEKPFATDLPQARAVAAEAQRCAAPAWEAFAFLFHPQTRRVLELVRTGAIGAVREVHGAYHSELDTTGTIRGDAALGGGALFDLGVYPLRLSRLLLGDEFTVVGADQRLAPSGVDLATSAVVDFASGARLHFETSYTQEYAPAARIVGDLGELRIAAPYATGPEDTLELDLVGEGTRVEHWGSDRPLFTDQVAHIHAALSGTVAARHRLGEDAAGTLALVDAIRAAAPETKGRP; this is encoded by the coding sequence GTGACCGCCGTGCGGTGGGCCGTCCTCGGGACCGCCCAGATCGCGGCCGGCGAGTTCCTGCCCAGCCTGCTCGCCGACGGCGGCGGCCGGGCCGAGGTGGTCGCCTCCCGGGACGAGCGGCGGGCCGCGGAGTTCGCGGCACGGCACGGCGTCGCCCGGCACGTCGGCGGCTACCAGCAGGCGGTCGAGGACCCCGGCGTCGACGCGGTCTACGTCGCGCTGCCGAACGCCCTGCACGCCGAGTGGACGACGGCGGCGCTGCGGGCCGGCAAGGCGGTACTGTGCGAGAAGCCGTTCGCCACCGACCTGCCGCAGGCCCGTGCCGTCGCCGCCGAGGCGCAGCGCTGCGCCGCGCCGGCCTGGGAGGCGTTCGCGTTCCTGTTCCACCCGCAGACCCGCCGGGTGCTCGAGCTCGTCCGGACCGGCGCCATCGGGGCGGTCCGGGAGGTGCACGGGGCCTACCACTCGGAGCTGGACACCACCGGAACCATCCGCGGCGACGCCGCGCTCGGCGGCGGCGCGTTGTTCGACCTCGGCGTCTATCCGCTGCGGCTGAGCCGGCTGCTGCTCGGCGACGAGTTCACCGTCGTCGGCGCGGACCAGCGGCTGGCGCCGTCGGGCGTCGACCTCGCCACCTCGGCGGTCGTCGATTTCGCGTCCGGCGCGCGGCTGCACTTCGAGACCAGCTACACGCAGGAGTACGCGCCGGCGGCCCGGATCGTCGGTGACCTGGGCGAGCTGCGCATCGCCGCTCCCTACGCCACCGGCCCCGAGGACACCCTCGAGCTCGATCTGGTCGGCGAGGGCACCCGGGTCGAGCACTGGGGCAGCGACCGGCCGCTGTTCACCGACCAGGTCGCCCACATCCACGCGGCGCTGTCAGGCACCGTCGCGGCGCGGCACCGGCTCGGCGAGGACGCCGCCGGCACGCTCGCGCTCGTCGACGCGATCCGGGCCGCCGCACCCGAGACGAAGGGACGTCCATGA